One Edaphobacter flagellatus genomic region harbors:
- the mtgA gene encoding monofunctional biosynthetic peptidoglycan transglycosylase: MWPPAWLTSWLRKSRKQKTLSAARALGLALAVMWLLAASALVGLRWIDPPTTAVHVERRVQSWFSPTPYQLRYHFLPLTQIAPDMQHAVIAAEDGRFYQHHGFDWRQIKIAAEEDREGERTRGASTLTQQLVKNLFFGTGRSVLRKAAEASLVPVAELVLGKRRILELYLNVVEWGQGIYGADAACQCYYRTPARHVNRQQAARLAAILPAPLRRRPERMNSYSGIILHRMTQMGW, translated from the coding sequence ATGTGGCCGCCTGCATGGCTGACGAGCTGGCTCAGAAAGAGCAGAAAACAGAAAACGCTCTCAGCAGCGCGCGCCCTCGGCCTTGCGCTTGCGGTCATGTGGCTGCTCGCCGCCAGCGCACTCGTCGGACTGCGCTGGATCGATCCTCCTACAACCGCCGTACACGTCGAGCGGCGGGTGCAGTCGTGGTTCAGCCCCACACCCTATCAGCTGCGCTACCACTTTCTTCCGCTCACGCAGATTGCCCCCGACATGCAACACGCAGTCATCGCAGCCGAGGACGGACGCTTCTATCAGCACCACGGCTTTGATTGGCGCCAGATCAAGATCGCCGCCGAAGAAGATCGCGAGGGCGAGCGCACCCGCGGAGCCTCCACGCTGACACAGCAACTGGTGAAGAACCTGTTCTTCGGTACCGGCAGGTCGGTGTTGCGCAAAGCGGCAGAGGCCTCGCTGGTGCCGGTAGCCGAACTTGTGCTGGGCAAGCGCAGAATCCTCGAGCTGTACCTGAATGTGGTGGAGTGGGGCCAGGGCATCTACGGTGCCGACGCGGCGTGCCAGTGCTACTACCGCACTCCGGCGCGTCATGTGAACAGACAGCAGGCCGCGCGGCTGGCTGCTATCCTGCCCGCTCCCTTGCGACGTCGTCCCGAGAGGATGAACAGTTACAGCGGCATCATCCTGCACCGCATGACTCAGATGGGCTGGTAA
- a CDS encoding GGDEF domain-containing protein: MDFATSHIFFLVSLGLFTIVLFSLSLADRSIIGARWLTVATGLDFIATLLRERGGHLPISATIIFSNQLSVLSSAAMFFGLRWFVTRRPLRAWGWLVPIAVMMVCQPFLAWQLKYALAFRLINLPVAACCLAAAWVLARQKEERFLIPARLTALLLTLDAVVIGFRMALTMKQNPPPIDMQWVQPPWMYSKLVLMLVGECLLILYAMFIVIEMHARVAQAAGVDALTGALNRRALLKNGSEEVQRSARLHRPLAAVCIDLDNFKWVNDTYGHPGGDAVLCAFADLMKDHLHSSNVVARTGGEEFVVLLPEMGLLKAVHVVERIRQAFEQMRTHYDGRMIVTTMSAGVAVLREEDSLASLLKRADAALYRAKAEGRNRVLAEENAPAA, translated from the coding sequence ATGGATTTTGCGACGTCGCATATCTTTTTTCTTGTCTCGCTCGGTCTGTTCACGATCGTTCTATTCTCGCTTTCTCTCGCGGATCGAAGCATCATCGGGGCGCGATGGCTGACTGTTGCGACGGGGCTGGACTTCATCGCTACGCTGCTGCGAGAACGTGGTGGACATCTACCCATCTCGGCAACCATTATTTTCTCCAATCAGCTGAGTGTTCTATCCAGTGCAGCGATGTTTTTTGGCTTGCGCTGGTTTGTAACACGGCGTCCGCTTCGTGCCTGGGGATGGCTGGTTCCGATTGCAGTGATGATGGTGTGCCAGCCGTTCCTGGCGTGGCAGTTGAAGTATGCGCTGGCGTTCCGCCTGATCAACCTGCCGGTGGCGGCCTGCTGTCTTGCGGCAGCGTGGGTTCTGGCGCGACAGAAGGAGGAGCGTTTTCTGATCCCGGCGCGGCTTACGGCACTGTTGCTGACGCTGGATGCTGTGGTGATCGGCTTTCGTATGGCCCTGACGATGAAGCAGAACCCTCCTCCGATTGACATGCAGTGGGTCCAGCCACCGTGGATGTATTCGAAGCTGGTGCTCATGCTGGTGGGTGAATGCCTGTTGATCCTGTACGCGATGTTTATCGTTATTGAGATGCACGCGAGGGTCGCGCAGGCAGCGGGAGTAGATGCGCTGACAGGAGCGCTGAACCGGCGCGCGTTGCTCAAGAATGGCTCCGAAGAAGTGCAGCGAAGCGCGAGGCTGCATCGGCCTCTGGCGGCGGTCTGTATCGATCTGGATAACTTCAAATGGGTGAACGATACGTATGGTCATCCCGGCGGTGACGCGGTGTTGTGCGCCTTCGCTGACCTGATGAAGGACCACCTGCACTCGAGCAATGTTGTTGCGCGTACCGGCGGCGAGGAGTTTGTCGTCCTGCTGCCTGAGATGGGGCTTCTGAAAGCAGTGCACGTTGTCGAGCGGATACGTCAGGCGTTTGAACAGATGCGCACCCACTATGACGGCAGGATGATCGTAACGACGATGAGCGCAGGTGTCGCCGTGTTGCGGGAAGAAGATTCTCTGGCTTCTCTGTTGAAGCGCGCAGATGCAGCTTTGTACCGCGCCAAGGCGGAGGGTCGCAATCGCGTGCTGGCGGAGGAGAACGCACCTGCGGCTTGA
- the lipB gene encoding lipoyl(octanoyl) transferase LipB: protein MGSRADNRSVGEQYIHLLQLGRVSYADGLAIQKRVIDARKAGAIGDTLLLLEHPPVLTLGRNSHRENVLASDALLAARGVELHEINRGGDVTYHGPGQLVGYPIVDLRSDWPGKKGPHLGPVDFMRMLEEAIIRVCYDFGVPAQRIAGRTGVWTIASASVQEKKLCAMGIHVSQGVTSHGFALNVTTDLRDFDLIVPCGITDRIVTSLELEAPPTDDLARQPTMQNAIHSTARSIGRIFERQMVACESLDELLASAQQTG from the coding sequence ATGGGTTCAAGAGCGGATAATAGAAGCGTGGGCGAACAGTACATCCATCTCCTTCAACTTGGCCGCGTCTCTTACGCGGATGGCCTTGCTATCCAGAAGCGGGTAATTGATGCGCGCAAGGCTGGTGCGATCGGCGACACGCTGTTGTTACTGGAGCATCCTCCGGTGCTGACGCTGGGCCGCAATTCGCATCGCGAGAATGTGCTGGCGAGCGATGCGTTGCTGGCCGCACGCGGTGTCGAGCTGCATGAGATCAACCGCGGTGGCGATGTAACGTATCACGGCCCGGGGCAGCTTGTCGGTTATCCAATCGTCGATCTGCGTAGCGACTGGCCCGGCAAAAAAGGCCCGCATCTTGGGCCGGTCGACTTCATGCGCATGCTGGAGGAGGCTATCATCCGCGTCTGTTACGACTTCGGCGTACCGGCGCAGCGAATTGCCGGACGTACCGGCGTGTGGACGATTGCGAGTGCATCGGTTCAGGAGAAGAAGCTCTGCGCGATGGGCATCCACGTTTCGCAGGGAGTGACGTCGCATGGCTTCGCGCTGAATGTTACGACCGATCTGCGCGACTTCGACCTGATCGTCCCCTGCGGCATCACGGATCGTATCGTTACCTCGCTTGAGCTTGAGGCGCCACCGACGGATGATCTCGCGCGCCAGCCCACGATGCAGAATGCGATTCACTCCACAGCGCGCAGCATCGGGCGCATCTTCGAGCGGCAGATGGTGGCGTGCGAGTCACTCGACGAACTGCTGGCTTCCGCGCAACAGACGGGCTGA
- the lpdA gene encoding dihydrolipoyl dehydrogenase: MADTIFDVVVLGGGPAGYTCGIRAAQYGLKVALVDANDRLGGTCLLWGCIPTKAMLFSAELWDHLKHADRYGIDVAAPKLNWSNVIARKDDVISRHTKGLDFLMKKNKITTFKGFGKLTGPAKDGVHTVDVKLSDGKAETIKAKKVVLATGSDARVLPGYKPDDTILTNYEILKIDKMPKSLIVIGSGAVGVEFASVFNSFGSEVTILEVLPRVVPVEDEEISKELLRQFKKRNIDVNLSIKDTKIEKNKQGALVTWTDSSGKQQSKQAEKVLMAVGRAPRTEGVGLEKTNIKPERGFVMTNEWMETTEPGVYAIGDIVGGMPQLAHVGAMAGLVVAARIAGKYARPINRARIPGCTYCEPQIGSVGLTEAQAKEKGYNVKVGKFPFVGNSKATILDAHDGFVKVVSDAKYGEILGVHIIGPAATEIIAEAVTAIQLEATVEEMMFTIHAHPTVAEALLDAFSSVEGKAINV, from the coding sequence TTGGCAGATACGATCTTTGACGTTGTGGTTCTTGGCGGTGGTCCGGCTGGCTACACCTGCGGCATCCGCGCGGCGCAGTATGGTTTGAAGGTGGCGCTGGTCGACGCAAATGACAGACTCGGCGGAACTTGCCTCCTGTGGGGATGCATCCCGACCAAGGCCATGCTGTTTTCGGCCGAGCTGTGGGACCACCTGAAGCATGCCGACCGCTACGGCATCGACGTGGCCGCGCCCAAGCTGAACTGGTCCAACGTGATCGCCCGCAAGGACGATGTGATCTCGCGGCACACCAAGGGTCTCGACTTCCTGATGAAGAAGAACAAGATCACCACCTTTAAGGGATTCGGCAAGCTGACCGGCCCGGCGAAGGACGGTGTGCACACGGTTGACGTCAAGCTGAGCGACGGCAAGGCGGAGACGATTAAGGCGAAGAAGGTTGTGCTCGCCACAGGATCGGATGCGCGCGTGCTTCCTGGCTACAAGCCCGACGATACGATCCTGACGAACTACGAGATTCTGAAGATCGACAAGATGCCGAAGTCGCTGATCGTGATTGGTTCGGGTGCCGTGGGTGTGGAGTTTGCGAGCGTCTTCAATAGCTTCGGGTCTGAGGTGACGATCCTCGAGGTGCTGCCGCGTGTCGTGCCGGTGGAAGACGAGGAGATCTCGAAGGAGCTGCTGCGCCAGTTCAAGAAGCGCAACATCGACGTGAATCTGTCCATTAAGGACACCAAGATCGAGAAGAACAAGCAGGGCGCGCTCGTGACCTGGACGGATTCGAGCGGCAAGCAGCAGTCGAAGCAGGCGGAGAAGGTGCTGATGGCCGTAGGCCGCGCACCGCGCACGGAAGGCGTCGGCCTGGAGAAGACGAACATTAAGCCCGAGCGCGGCTTCGTGATGACGAACGAGTGGATGGAGACGACCGAGCCCGGTGTTTACGCCATCGGCGACATCGTTGGCGGCATGCCGCAGCTGGCGCACGTCGGCGCGATGGCAGGGCTGGTGGTCGCAGCACGTATCGCGGGCAAGTACGCCAGGCCGATCAACCGCGCGCGCATCCCGGGCTGCACCTACTGCGAGCCGCAGATCGGCTCTGTCGGCCTGACGGAAGCGCAGGCGAAGGAGAAGGGCTACAACGTCAAGGTGGGCAAGTTCCCGTTCGTCGGCAACTCGAAGGCGACGATTCTCGATGCGCACGACGGCTTTGTGAAGGTGGTCAGCGACGCAAAGTACGGCGAGATTTTGGGCGTGCACATCATCGGGCCAGCGGCTACAGAGATTATTGCCGAGGCCGTTACCGCTATCCAGCTCGAGGCGACGGTCGAGGAGATGATGTTCACCATCCATGCTCATCCGACGGTGGCCGAGGCGCTGCTGGATGCGTTCTCGAGCGTTGAGGGCAAAGCCATCAACGTGTAG
- a CDS encoding DUF2277 domain-containing protein, with translation MCRNIKMLFNFDPPVTDEEIHAASLQFVRKISGFNKPSKVNEQPFNEAIDAIAQISAKLLAALETTAEPRNREEEAAKAKARGALRFQN, from the coding sequence ATGTGCCGAAACATCAAGATGCTCTTCAACTTCGATCCTCCCGTCACCGACGAGGAGATTCACGCCGCCTCATTGCAGTTCGTCCGTAAGATCAGCGGATTCAACAAGCCATCGAAGGTCAACGAACAGCCCTTCAACGAGGCCATCGACGCCATCGCTCAGATCTCCGCCAAATTGCTGGCCGCTCTTGAGACCACCGCCGAGCCGCGCAACCGCGAAGAAGAGGCCGCAAAAGCCAAAGCCCGCGGTGCCTTGCGTTTTCAGAACTGA
- a CDS encoding APC family permease has product MLNRIRASANGSGARKLRLLPLLAATYFMVSGGPYDLEDVIGYGGYKRALLLLFLLPFFWSFPTAMMLGELAAAVPAEGGFYAWVRRAMGPFWGFQEAWLSLASSVFDMAVYPTTFVLYLERIAPALTRGHRALALELAVVAAAVLWNLRGAAAVGEGSMKLWLFAISPYVALVGIAVFVGLRGVHGPFGGHASLAHPANADFNTAILVAMWNYMGWDNATTIANEVDNPQRNYPRVMLLAAVMVMLTYIIPVAAVAWAGIPSSRFTTGAWVDAAGILGGAGLAFTVVLAGSLDDFGTFSNLTLSYTRLPHALAEDGLLPAVFTRRLKNGAPWVAVLACGLCWALALGFTFERLITIDLVLWGMSIILEFIALIILRRKEPHLPRPFRIPGPDWFPILLALSPTLLTLYALHAARTEHVAGLPASLFALLIAALGPPLYLVAKLNKRSRHDQPAAVEL; this is encoded by the coding sequence ATGCTCAATCGCATCCGCGCATCAGCCAACGGGAGCGGTGCGCGCAAGCTGCGCCTGCTGCCGCTGCTGGCGGCGACCTATTTCATGGTCTCCGGCGGCCCATACGATCTCGAAGACGTCATCGGCTATGGCGGATACAAACGCGCTCTGCTGCTTCTCTTTCTGCTGCCATTTTTCTGGAGCTTCCCCACGGCCATGATGCTGGGCGAGCTGGCCGCCGCCGTCCCCGCCGAGGGCGGCTTTTACGCCTGGGTGCGCCGTGCCATGGGTCCGTTCTGGGGATTTCAGGAGGCATGGCTCTCGCTCGCCTCCTCCGTCTTCGACATGGCCGTCTATCCCACGACCTTCGTCCTCTATCTCGAACGCATCGCTCCCGCGTTGACACGAGGCCACCGCGCCCTCGCGCTTGAGCTCGCCGTCGTCGCCGCTGCCGTGTTGTGGAACCTGCGCGGAGCAGCCGCCGTCGGCGAAGGTTCGATGAAGCTGTGGCTCTTCGCCATCTCGCCCTATGTCGCGCTCGTCGGCATTGCCGTCTTCGTCGGTCTGCGTGGAGTCCACGGACCCTTCGGCGGCCACGCCTCACTCGCGCATCCCGCCAACGCCGATTTCAACACCGCCATCCTCGTCGCCATGTGGAACTACATGGGCTGGGACAACGCCACCACCATCGCCAACGAAGTCGACAACCCGCAGCGCAATTATCCGCGCGTGATGCTGCTGGCCGCCGTCATGGTGATGCTCACCTACATCATCCCCGTCGCCGCCGTCGCATGGGCAGGTATCCCGTCGAGCCGCTTCACCACCGGCGCATGGGTCGACGCCGCAGGCATCCTTGGCGGAGCTGGGCTGGCCTTCACCGTCGTGCTCGCCGGTTCGCTCGACGACTTCGGCACCTTCTCGAACCTCACCCTCTCCTACACACGCCTGCCGCATGCCCTCGCCGAAGACGGCCTCTTGCCCGCCGTCTTCACCAGGCGCCTGAAGAATGGCGCGCCGTGGGTTGCGGTACTCGCCTGCGGCCTCTGCTGGGCGCTCGCGCTCGGCTTTACCTTCGAGCGCCTCATTACCATCGACCTCGTGCTGTGGGGCATGTCCATCATCCTCGAGTTCATCGCGCTCATCATTCTGCGCCGCAAGGAGCCCCATCTCCCGCGCCCCTTCCGCATCCCCGGCCCCGACTGGTTCCCCATCCTGCTCGCGCTCAGCCCCACGCTGCTCACCCTCTACGCGCTGCATGCCGCGCGCACCGAGCACGTCGCCGGGCTTCCCGCCTCGCTCTTCGCGCTCCTCATCGCAGCCCTCGGCCCGCCGCTCTACCTGGTGGCGAAGCTGAACAAGCGGTCGCGGCACGATCAACCGGCAGCAGTAGAGCTATAG
- a CDS encoding nucleoside hydrolase — protein sequence MRLRALALAAALIVTSHFAYAQSQPVIIDTDIGDDVDDVFALSLALASPELRLLGIHSAWGDTALRARMIDRALCETGRTEIYVAAGIPTKTETPFTQAPWANAGIERKHADAVTALLEQIKAHPGQITLLAIGPLTNIGAAIDRDAITFRKLKRVVLMGGAVHRGYGPPGTAPEPEYNIARDPASAQKLLASGVPLYFLPLDSTQLKFDDAKRSELASISTPMTDALQVLVAEWMRATKQPTPTLFDAVAAAYILDPTSCPMTSLHLEIDNKGMTIAKPGKPNANACLEARPDAFFSILMPRLLNQKLVGTEACLARPEK from the coding sequence ATGCGACTCCGCGCCCTCGCCCTCGCTGCCGCCCTCATCGTCACAAGCCACTTCGCCTACGCGCAGAGCCAGCCCGTCATCATCGACACCGACATCGGTGACGATGTCGACGACGTCTTCGCCCTCTCACTCGCGCTCGCCAGCCCCGAGCTTCGTCTCCTCGGCATCCACTCCGCCTGGGGAGACACCGCCCTTCGCGCACGCATGATCGACCGCGCACTCTGCGAAACCGGACGCACCGAAATTTACGTCGCCGCTGGCATCCCCACAAAGACGGAGACGCCCTTCACGCAGGCCCCATGGGCAAACGCGGGCATCGAACGCAAACACGCTGACGCCGTTACCGCGCTGCTCGAGCAGATCAAAGCCCACCCCGGCCAGATCACGCTACTCGCCATCGGCCCACTCACCAACATCGGCGCCGCCATCGACCGCGACGCCATCACCTTCCGCAAGCTGAAGCGCGTCGTGCTGATGGGTGGCGCGGTGCATCGCGGCTACGGCCCTCCCGGCACCGCACCGGAGCCCGAGTACAACATCGCGCGCGATCCCGCCTCCGCACAAAAGCTGCTCGCCTCCGGCGTGCCGCTCTACTTCCTTCCGCTCGATTCGACGCAGTTGAAGTTCGACGACGCCAAACGCTCCGAGCTTGCCTCTATCAGCACGCCCATGACCGACGCGCTCCAGGTGCTCGTCGCCGAATGGATGCGCGCAACAAAACAACCCACTCCAACGCTCTTCGACGCCGTCGCCGCAGCCTACATCCTCGATCCCACAAGCTGCCCCATGACGTCGCTGCATCTTGAAATCGACAACAAAGGCATGACCATCGCCAAACCCGGCAAGCCGAACGCAAACGCCTGCCTCGAAGCCAGGCCCGATGCCTTCTTCTCCATCCTGATGCCACGTCTTCTCAACCAGAAACTCGTCGGCACAGAAGCATGTCTTGCGCGTCCTGAAAAGTAA
- a CDS encoding 2-dehydropantoate 2-reductase, translating into MVHSKMTRMARVAIVGVGAIGGVVASLLQSAGKHELMLCVRRPMKGLVVESPSIGLRSDMEEEIRPEMRIRASIWTQPEEAQPVDWVLIATKAYDAAETARWLEWLREKNTPAAILQNGVEHRERFAPYMPEACIVPVIVDCPAERRPPQKGFDRIAQRGPMSLRVPQGPLGKRFVELFADTLADAEAVEDWTTVAWKKLCLNSAGVLSALLLKPAGIMREDDIGEVAMDLVRECAAVGRAEGAKLDDDLPEQVLAASRRAAVDSVNSLLADRIAERPMEIDARNGAVVRIGRKHGIPTPVNNMAATLLRAMVAE; encoded by the coding sequence ATGGTTCATTCTAAAATGACGCGCATGGCTCGTGTGGCGATCGTTGGCGTGGGTGCGATTGGCGGTGTGGTGGCTTCGCTGCTGCAATCGGCTGGCAAGCATGAATTGATGCTGTGTGTGCGGCGTCCGATGAAGGGGTTGGTGGTGGAGTCGCCATCGATTGGGCTGCGCAGCGATATGGAGGAAGAGATTCGTCCCGAGATGCGCATCCGCGCCTCGATCTGGACACAGCCTGAAGAGGCGCAGCCGGTGGACTGGGTGCTGATCGCCACCAAGGCGTACGATGCGGCCGAGACGGCGCGCTGGCTGGAGTGGCTGCGCGAGAAGAACACGCCGGCCGCTATTTTGCAGAACGGTGTCGAGCATCGCGAACGGTTTGCGCCGTATATGCCGGAGGCTTGTATTGTGCCGGTGATTGTAGATTGTCCGGCGGAGCGCAGGCCGCCGCAGAAGGGGTTCGACAGGATTGCGCAGCGTGGGCCGATGAGTCTGCGCGTACCACAGGGGCCGCTGGGCAAGCGGTTCGTCGAGCTGTTTGCCGATACGCTGGCCGATGCCGAGGCAGTGGAGGACTGGACGACCGTGGCGTGGAAGAAGCTGTGTCTGAATTCGGCGGGCGTGTTGTCGGCGCTGCTGCTGAAGCCAGCGGGCATCATGCGCGAAGACGACATCGGCGAGGTGGCGATGGACCTGGTGCGTGAGTGTGCTGCCGTGGGACGTGCCGAGGGCGCGAAGCTGGACGACGATCTGCCGGAGCAAGTGCTGGCGGCGTCGCGGCGTGCGGCGGTGGATTCGGTGAACTCTCTGCTGGCGGACAGAATTGCGGAGCGGCCGATGGAGATCGACGCGCGTAATGGCGCCGTGGTGCGCATCGGCAGGAAACACGGGATACCGACGCCGGTGAACAATATGGCGGCAACGCTGCTGCGTGCGATGGTGGCAGAGTAG
- a CDS encoding aspartate/glutamate racemase family protein, producing the protein MTLHIGIVACSAEGAALCYRTICSESAQRLGPHAHPQISLHSHSLADYVACLERNDLQGVGEIMLSSATKLAATGADFLICPDNTIHQALPLIESRSPLPWLHIAEVVAQEAAARGYRRPAVTGTQWLVESNVYPEKLAAYGLDYLRPDADECRELNRIIMDELVYGVFKPESVAYFQKVIERLKHAGADAVILGCTEIPLILNDTNSPLPTLDSTRLLARAALQRAAAG; encoded by the coding sequence ATGACCCTGCACATCGGCATTGTGGCCTGCTCCGCCGAAGGAGCCGCGCTCTGCTATCGCACCATCTGCTCTGAGTCCGCGCAACGGCTTGGCCCGCATGCACATCCGCAGATCTCGCTCCATTCCCATTCACTCGCCGACTACGTCGCCTGCCTCGAACGCAACGACCTGCAGGGCGTCGGCGAGATCATGCTCTCCTCCGCCACGAAGCTCGCAGCCACCGGAGCCGACTTCCTCATCTGCCCCGACAACACCATCCACCAGGCGCTCCCGCTCATCGAGTCGCGCTCGCCGCTGCCGTGGCTGCACATCGCCGAAGTCGTCGCACAGGAAGCCGCAGCGCGCGGCTATCGCAGGCCCGCAGTGACCGGAACGCAATGGCTCGTCGAAAGCAACGTCTATCCCGAAAAATTAGCCGCGTACGGCCTCGACTACCTCCGCCCGGATGCCGACGAATGTCGTGAACTCAACCGCATCATCATGGACGAGCTCGTCTACGGCGTCTTCAAGCCCGAGTCCGTCGCCTATTTTCAAAAAGTGATCGAGCGGCTGAAGCACGCAGGAGCCGATGCCGTCATCCTCGGCTGCACCGAGATCCCGCTCATCCTCAACGACACCAACTCGCCGTTGCCGACACTCGACTCCACCCGCCTGCTCGCTCGCGCTGCCTTGCAACGTGCCGCCGCAGGTTAG
- the hemB gene encoding porphobilinogen synthase has translation MNFPAVRMRRLRRTEAIRSLVRETRLEPGQMIYPLFICPGEGVRKAIGSMPDVYNVSVDEAIKEAEQCAELGIGGLLLFGLPAEKDEQATGAWADDGIVQTALRAMKKNRKLDKLVTIADVCLCEYTSHGHCGVVARDGDHFHIENDSSVAIIAKTAASLAKAGADVVAPSDMMDGRVEAIRAELDAAGLEQTPVLSYASKFASAFYGPFREAADSAPQFGDRRSYQMDGANLREAMREIDQDLAEGADMVLMKPAMPYLDVIREARQRYDVPMGAYQVSGEYSMLRAAFERGWLEPERAMMESLVGIRRAGADFIVTYFAKDAAKVLG, from the coding sequence ATGAATTTTCCCGCTGTGAGAATGCGCCGGCTGCGCCGGACCGAGGCGATCCGTTCGCTGGTGCGTGAGACGAGACTTGAGCCGGGACAGATGATCTATCCGCTGTTTATCTGTCCGGGCGAGGGCGTGCGCAAGGCGATTGGCTCGATGCCGGATGTGTACAACGTCTCGGTGGATGAGGCGATCAAAGAGGCCGAGCAGTGTGCTGAGCTGGGCATTGGTGGGTTATTGCTGTTCGGCCTGCCAGCGGAGAAGGACGAGCAGGCGACAGGTGCATGGGCCGACGACGGGATTGTGCAGACGGCGCTGCGCGCGATGAAGAAGAATCGCAAGCTGGATAAGCTGGTGACGATCGCCGATGTCTGCCTGTGCGAGTACACGTCGCATGGACACTGCGGCGTGGTGGCGCGGGATGGCGACCACTTTCACATTGAGAATGATTCGAGCGTTGCGATCATTGCGAAGACGGCGGCGTCGCTGGCGAAGGCCGGAGCCGATGTCGTTGCGCCGAGCGATATGATGGACGGCCGTGTCGAGGCGATTCGCGCGGAGCTGGATGCGGCGGGGCTGGAGCAGACACCCGTGCTGAGTTATGCGTCGAAGTTCGCCAGCGCGTTTTATGGGCCGTTCCGCGAGGCGGCGGACTCGGCGCCACAGTTCGGCGACCGCAGAAGCTACCAGATGGACGGAGCGAATCTACGCGAGGCCATGCGCGAGATCGACCAGGATCTGGCCGAGGGCGCAGACATGGTGCTGATGAAGCCGGCGATGCCGTATCTGGATGTGATTCGCGAGGCGCGGCAGCGGTACGACGTGCCGATGGGCGCTTACCAGGTGTCGGGCGAGTACTCGATGCTGCGCGCGGCGTTCGAGCGCGGGTGGCTTGAGCCGGAACGCGCGATGATGGAGTCGCTGGTGGGGATTCGCAGGGCAGGCGCGGACTTTATCGTGACGTATTTCGCGAAGGATGCGGCGAAGGTGCTGGGCTAA
- a CDS encoding zinc ribbon domain-containing protein encodes MVCQACGGPVGPDVKFCAHCGAQVLQQQTPPQHVPPPQYAAYPPPAYPPYPPMMVAPRVQRHLQTLGTLWCVYAAYRIVEGIIGMFFLRAFMYRRWNNGFPFGHGAPWMHLMPVIAGFTVMAAIFAVFVGYSLLTRKTWGRVLGIVAAVLVLFKVPFGTVLGIYTLWVLAPSTSGMEYDSIAEPS; translated from the coding sequence ATGGTCTGTCAGGCATGTGGTGGCCCGGTTGGGCCGGATGTGAAGTTTTGCGCTCACTGCGGAGCGCAGGTGTTGCAGCAGCAGACGCCACCGCAGCATGTTCCGCCGCCGCAGTATGCTGCGTATCCGCCACCGGCATATCCGCCGTATCCGCCGATGATGGTTGCGCCGCGTGTGCAACGGCATCTGCAGACGCTGGGCACGCTGTGGTGTGTGTATGCGGCCTACCGTATTGTCGAAGGGATCATCGGCATGTTCTTTCTGCGCGCTTTCATGTACCGCAGATGGAATAACGGTTTTCCATTCGGGCACGGTGCGCCGTGGATGCACCTGATGCCGGTGATTGCAGGCTTCACGGTGATGGCGGCGATCTTCGCGGTGTTTGTTGGTTACAGTCTGCTGACGCGCAAGACCTGGGGCCGCGTGCTGGGCATTGTGGCGGCAGTGCTGGTGCTGTTCAAGGTGCCGTTCGGTACGGTGCTGGGGATTTACACGCTGTGGGTGCTGGCTCCTTCGACGTCGGGGATGGAGTATGACTCGATTGCGGAGCCGAGCTAG